In Streptomyces hawaiiensis, one genomic interval encodes:
- a CDS encoding Fpg/Nei family DNA glycosylase — protein sequence MPELPEVEALKDFLTEHLVGHEIVRVLPVAISVLKTYEPPLSALEGHEVAAVRRYGKFLDLETADGPHLVAHLARAGWLHWKDRLPDGPPRPGKGPLALRVALETGAGFDLTEAGTQKRLAVYVVGDPREVPGVARLGPDPLADDFDERRLAELLAGERRQLKGALRDQSLIAGVGNAYSDEILHAARMSPFKLAASLSEEETGRLYAALRDTLTEAVERSRGVAAGRLKAEKKSGLRVHGRTGEPCPVCGDTVREVSFADSSLQYCPTCQTGGKPLADRRMSRLLK from the coding sequence ATGCCGGAACTCCCCGAGGTCGAGGCGCTCAAGGACTTCCTGACCGAGCACCTCGTCGGCCACGAGATCGTACGGGTGCTGCCCGTCGCGATCAGCGTCCTGAAGACGTACGAACCGCCCCTGTCCGCGCTGGAGGGCCACGAGGTCGCCGCCGTACGCCGGTACGGCAAGTTCCTCGACCTGGAGACCGCGGACGGCCCGCATCTCGTGGCGCACCTGGCCCGCGCGGGCTGGCTGCACTGGAAGGACCGCCTTCCCGACGGCCCGCCCCGCCCCGGCAAGGGCCCCCTCGCGCTGCGGGTGGCCCTGGAGACCGGCGCCGGTTTCGACCTGACCGAGGCCGGCACCCAGAAGCGGCTCGCGGTGTACGTCGTGGGCGATCCGCGAGAGGTCCCGGGCGTGGCCCGGCTCGGCCCGGACCCGCTCGCCGACGACTTCGACGAGCGGCGCCTCGCGGAACTCCTGGCCGGTGAACGGCGGCAGCTCAAGGGCGCGTTGCGGGACCAGAGCCTGATCGCAGGCGTGGGCAACGCCTACAGCGACGAGATCCTGCACGCGGCGAGGATGTCGCCCTTCAAGCTGGCGGCGTCCCTGAGCGAGGAGGAGACCGGGCGGCTGTACGCGGCCCTGCGCGACACGCTCACCGAGGCGGTCGAACGCTCCCGCGGCGTGGCGGCCGGGCGGCTGAAGGCCGAGAAGAAGAGCGGACTGCGCGTCCACGGCCGCACCGGCGAGCCCTGCCCGGTGTGCGGCGACACCGTCCGCGAGGTGTCCTTCGCCGACTCCTCGCTCCAGTACTGCCCGACCTGCCAGACGGGCGGCAAGCCGCTGGCGGACCGCAGGATGTCCCGGCTGCTGAAGTGA
- a CDS encoding universal stress protein, with translation MTEQHAHRFERGTDGPKVIVVGVDGSDSSLRAAAYAGGLARRQHALLAVVYVQPVLAAGAALGAPVAETTDEIAEDLVAQIRDAAERLKGIFEVRWEFHTFRGDPYNGLVTAADELRADAVVVGASEQAGHRIVGSVAVRLVKAGRWPVTVVP, from the coding sequence GTGACGGAACAGCACGCCCATCGGTTCGAGCGGGGCACTGACGGGCCCAAGGTGATCGTGGTCGGGGTGGACGGCTCCGACTCCTCCCTGCGGGCGGCGGCCTACGCCGGTGGCCTGGCCCGGCGGCAGCACGCGCTGCTCGCCGTGGTGTACGTGCAGCCGGTGCTGGCGGCGGGCGCGGCGCTGGGGGCGCCGGTGGCCGAGACGACGGACGAGATCGCCGAGGACCTGGTGGCGCAGATCCGGGACGCGGCCGAGCGGCTCAAGGGGATATTCGAGGTCCGCTGGGAGTTCCACACGTTCCGCGGCGACCCGTACAACGGCCTGGTGACGGCGGCCGACGAACTCAGGGCGGACGCGGTGGTCGTGGGCGCCTCGGAGCAGGCGGGCCACCGCATCGTCGGCTCGGTGGCGGTCCGCCTGGTGAAGGCGGGGCGCTGGCCGGTGACGGTGGTGCCGTAG
- a CDS encoding zf-HC2 domain-containing protein — protein MRSLERHRDVAAYALGVLDEAEAFRFEDHLMECPRCAAEVTEFGPTARQLMLYRRSTPRFVHPMAQPGPRMLDGLLAEVAARRRTGRRRLLFALAASVVFAASVPGIAMMAEGSAEGPLTVAATDTRTGVWAQVTTEDEASGSQVELKVKDASAPRACHLVIVGRDGTEETATSWHGPGHDDHPDTMMASSSMHPEEIARYEIRSAAGEVLWRLQPS, from the coding sequence ATGAGGTCCCTGGAGAGGCATCGCGACGTCGCGGCCTACGCGCTCGGCGTGCTGGACGAGGCGGAGGCCTTCCGCTTCGAGGACCACCTCATGGAGTGCCCTCGGTGCGCCGCAGAGGTGACGGAATTCGGCCCGACCGCACGGCAGTTGATGCTGTACCGGCGATCGACGCCCCGGTTCGTGCACCCGATGGCGCAGCCCGGGCCGCGCATGCTGGACGGGCTGCTGGCCGAGGTGGCGGCCCGGCGCCGGACCGGACGCAGGCGTCTGCTGTTCGCCTTGGCCGCCTCGGTGGTCTTCGCGGCGTCCGTACCGGGCATCGCGATGATGGCCGAGGGCAGCGCCGAGGGGCCGCTGACGGTCGCGGCGACCGACACGCGCACGGGCGTGTGGGCGCAGGTCACGACGGAGGACGAGGCCTCGGGCAGCCAGGTCGAGCTGAAGGTGAAGGACGCCTCGGCTCCGCGCGCCTGCCACCTGGTGATCGTCGGACGCGACGGCACCGAGGAGACCGCGACCAGCTGGCACGGGCCCGGTCACGACGACCACCCCGACACGATGATGGCCAGCTCCTCCATGCATCCGGAGGAGATCGCCCGCTACGAGATCCGCTCCGCGGCCGGCGAGGTCCTGTGGAGACTCCAGCCGAGCTGA
- a CDS encoding PP2C family protein-serine/threonine phosphatase: protein MATAETGDGRLEEFLADPGTAALDLTTAAACCTKALGIPHSVVYLADIQQRRLVPLTDVTSSLLVDDSLAGWTYRTQSLRVAESESGGMTAWLPLVDGAERLGVLAVHAPALTPAVLHSGRALATLIAMMITSSRAYEDSFVRRTRMHRMRLPAEMLRAFLPPRTIGTAHVVSTAVLEPAYEIGGDAFDHSLTETTLHATVLDAMGHDLASGLTTAVSLAACRNARRTGADLPELVQGVDDALAQWLPDQFCTGVLAQLDLVSGVLRWTNCGHPTPLVIRDRRLLVDAMLREPDPPMGLPSLLAGRRRPVHEIALKPGDRVLMYTDGVTEARSEDGGEFGLEQFADYIIRATAAGELASETLRRLIHSILDSSTSRLRDDATILMFEWTPPPR, encoded by the coding sequence GTGGCGACGGCGGAGACCGGCGACGGTCGTCTGGAGGAGTTCCTCGCCGACCCGGGGACCGCGGCGCTGGACCTGACCACCGCCGCGGCCTGCTGCACCAAGGCCCTGGGGATCCCGCACTCCGTGGTCTACCTGGCCGACATCCAGCAACGCCGGCTCGTGCCGCTCACCGACGTCACCTCGTCCCTCCTCGTCGACGACTCACTCGCGGGCTGGACCTACCGCACCCAGTCGCTGCGCGTGGCGGAGTCCGAGTCCGGCGGCATGACCGCCTGGCTGCCCCTGGTGGACGGCGCGGAACGCCTCGGCGTCCTCGCCGTGCACGCGCCCGCGCTGACGCCGGCCGTCCTGCACAGCGGCCGGGCCCTCGCCACGCTGATCGCGATGATGATCACGTCCAGCCGGGCGTACGAGGACTCCTTCGTCCGGCGCACGCGCATGCACCGGATGCGCCTGCCGGCCGAGATGCTGCGCGCCTTCCTGCCGCCCCGCACGATCGGCACCGCCCACGTCGTGTCCACGGCCGTGCTGGAACCGGCCTACGAGATCGGCGGGGACGCCTTCGACCACTCACTGACCGAGACGACCCTGCACGCCACGGTCCTCGACGCCATGGGCCACGACCTGGCCTCCGGGCTCACCACGGCCGTGTCGCTGGCGGCGTGCCGCAACGCCCGGCGGACCGGCGCGGATTTGCCGGAGCTGGTGCAGGGCGTCGACGACGCGCTGGCGCAGTGGCTTCCCGACCAGTTCTGCACGGGCGTCCTGGCCCAGCTGGACCTGGTCTCGGGAGTGCTGCGATGGACCAACTGCGGTCATCCGACCCCGCTCGTGATCCGTGACCGGCGGCTGCTCGTCGACGCCATGCTGCGCGAGCCGGACCCGCCGATGGGCCTGCCGTCCCTGCTCGCCGGACGCAGGCGGCCGGTGCACGAGATCGCGTTGAAGCCCGGCGACCGGGTGCTGATGTACACCGACGGGGTCACCGAGGCGCGGTCCGAGGACGGCGGGGAGTTCGGCCTGGAGCAGTTCGCCGACTACATCATCCGGGCGACGGCCGCCGGTGAGCTGGCGTCCGAGACACTGCGGCGCCTCATCCACTCCATCCTCGACTCCTCCACCAGCCGGCTGCGGGACGACGCGACCATCCTGATGTTCGAGTGGACACCGCCCCCACGGTGA
- a CDS encoding CapA family protein gives MLARSRQIALALTVVLAAGAACQARGHEKPDRGRPAPAAAGPRGFTLVASGDVLPHSTIIDRARFDAGGTGYDFRPMLAGIRSVVSRADVSLCHMETVYGADGVYTGYPTFKSPPEVARALAATGYDGCSTASNHTLDDGADGIRRTLDALDRAGVRHAGSARTEQEARTTTVLRAGPAEVAHLAYTYDTNGFPLPDGQPWAVNLIDEARILEDARAARRAGADVVVVSVHWGTEWQDAPDDRQLTLARTLTAARTEGRPDIDLVLGTHAHVPQAYEKVNGTWVVYGMGDQIAGLMTNHEGAKDPRGNQSTLGRFTFAPPARPGGRWEVTKAEFVPQLFDVDAGRVVNLNRAIAQGADVRAVRDRIRDVVLSRGAAGDGLVMGE, from the coding sequence ATGCTCGCACGCAGTCGACAGATCGCCCTGGCCCTGACCGTCGTCCTCGCCGCAGGCGCCGCCTGCCAGGCCCGCGGCCACGAGAAGCCCGACCGTGGACGCCCGGCACCGGCCGCCGCCGGGCCCCGCGGGTTCACACTGGTCGCCTCCGGCGACGTCCTCCCGCACAGCACGATCATCGACCGGGCCCGCTTCGACGCCGGTGGCACCGGCTACGACTTCCGGCCGATGCTCGCCGGGATCCGCTCCGTCGTCTCCCGCGCCGACGTGTCCCTGTGCCACATGGAGACCGTCTACGGCGCGGACGGCGTCTACACCGGCTACCCCACCTTCAAGTCCCCGCCCGAGGTGGCCCGGGCCCTCGCCGCCACCGGCTACGACGGCTGCTCCACCGCCTCCAACCACACCCTGGACGACGGCGCCGACGGCATCCGCCGCACCCTCGACGCCCTCGACCGCGCGGGCGTCCGGCACGCCGGATCGGCACGCACCGAGCAGGAGGCCCGCACGACGACGGTCCTCCGGGCGGGCCCGGCCGAGGTCGCCCACCTCGCCTACACCTACGACACCAACGGCTTCCCGCTCCCGGACGGGCAGCCCTGGGCCGTCAACCTCATCGACGAGGCCAGGATCCTCGAGGACGCCCGGGCCGCGCGCCGGGCGGGCGCCGACGTGGTCGTGGTCTCCGTGCACTGGGGCACCGAGTGGCAGGACGCCCCCGACGACCGGCAGTTGACCCTGGCCCGGACCCTCACCGCCGCACGCACCGAGGGCCGACCCGACATCGACCTCGTCCTCGGCACCCACGCGCACGTCCCGCAGGCCTACGAGAAGGTCAACGGCACCTGGGTCGTCTACGGCATGGGCGACCAGATCGCCGGCTTGATGACCAACCACGAGGGCGCCAAGGACCCGCGGGGCAACCAGTCCACCCTCGGCCGCTTCACCTTCGCCCCGCCCGCACGCCCGGGCGGCCGCTGGGAGGTGACGAAGGCGGAGTTCGTCCCGCAGCTGTTCGACGTCGACGCCGGCCGGGTCGTGAACCTCAACCGGGCCATCGCCCAGGGCGCCGACGTGCGGGCCGTCCGCGACCGCATCCGCGACGTCGTGCTCAGCCGCGGCGCGGCCGGGGACGGACTGGTGATGGGGGAGTAG
- a CDS encoding DUF6777 domain-containing protein yields MRTPTGTFVLACVLSAALLLSGCGGGTTGHGDDAGTRGELFLQPAAAPGPDPFTDSTALTAATPSLAPRTPGGTDRAFPASRGPRSLSGGTPGLYGGTERTGSCDIGRQIGHLTRDPARGRAFARVAGISPASVPDHVRALTPVVLRADTRVTGHGFRAGRITHYQSVLQAGTAVLVDDRGMPRVRCACGNPLRPPAALRGTPVTRGTPWPGYRPGEVIVVTPAPRGVTDFTIIDLTTRTWIERRPGHDVRHDRALPPPVWTTAPPEPSRPPSPPLRQTPAVPLPDPGTAQPWDAPADVDLQDTDTGTDPGADPALPPADETAPLPDQPAAPEEEPGGPDEVGPGTVPDNPDPPDGAGLIPDDRAADRIPGSPTGVFIN; encoded by the coding sequence GTGCGGACACCCACCGGAACCTTCGTCCTGGCCTGCGTCCTTTCGGCGGCGCTCCTCCTCTCGGGCTGCGGCGGCGGCACGACCGGCCACGGCGACGACGCCGGCACCCGGGGAGAACTCTTCCTCCAGCCCGCCGCCGCCCCGGGCCCCGACCCCTTCACGGACTCCACTGCCCTCACGGCGGCTACCCCGTCCCTCGCCCCGCGAACGCCGGGTGGCACCGACCGGGCCTTCCCCGCCTCGCGCGGGCCGCGCTCCCTCTCCGGCGGAACGCCCGGCCTGTACGGCGGCACCGAGCGGACCGGCAGCTGTGACATCGGCCGGCAGATCGGCCATCTCACCCGCGACCCGGCCAGGGGCCGCGCCTTCGCCAGGGTCGCGGGCATCTCCCCGGCGTCCGTCCCCGACCACGTGCGCGCACTGACCCCTGTCGTGCTGCGCGCCGACACCCGCGTCACCGGCCACGGCTTCCGGGCCGGACGGATCACCCACTACCAGTCCGTCCTCCAGGCCGGAACCGCCGTCCTGGTCGACGACCGGGGCATGCCGCGTGTCCGCTGCGCCTGCGGCAACCCGCTCCGCCCGCCGGCGGCGCTGCGCGGCACCCCGGTCACCCGAGGCACCCCCTGGCCCGGCTACCGCCCCGGCGAGGTGATCGTCGTGACCCCCGCACCGCGGGGCGTCACCGACTTCACGATCATCGACCTCACCACCCGGACCTGGATCGAACGCCGCCCCGGCCACGACGTACGCCACGACCGGGCCCTGCCTCCTCCGGTCTGGACGACCGCACCCCCCGAGCCGTCCCGGCCGCCGTCCCCGCCCCTGCGGCAGACCCCTGCCGTCCCGCTCCCGGACCCGGGCACCGCCCAGCCCTGGGACGCCCCGGCCGACGTGGATCTCCAGGACACGGACACGGGCACGGACCCGGGCGCGGACCCGGCCCTGCCCCCGGCCGACGAGACGGCCCCGCTCCCCGACCAGCCGGCCGCCCCCGAGGAGGAGCCCGGCGGCCCGGACGAGGTCGGCCCCGGCACCGTCCCGGACAACCCCGATCCGCCCGACGGAGCCGGGCTGATTCCCGATGACCGGGCCGCCGACCGCATCCCCGGCAGCCCCACAGGCGTCTTCATCAACTGA
- a CDS encoding SpoIIE family protein phosphatase, protein MADRGASALSLPDDWPAHPDPILALNRMGSFDWDLDTGLMQMDAQAHEVFDMRPDEYDDHPETLAKRVPPDESRRLDTAVSQALKDGSENYGAYFRIRRRDGTLRWTHTQGYIRRDDTGRPRRIIGIIRDATRELGESDARRDQAAKDEARREQTSVVELTTAALAHARTVQDVIDVLKDTHGLVHLGATSLVMGLVEAGRIRLVAEGPSDSFVPGTRVTRIDEPYPMSEAVRTLGPCFIESPQEFAERYPILWPHITDLDITSAAYLPLIVQARPIGAMGLLYSDRHGFTPEERNILVALGSSIAQSLQRAMFYEQEMDLAQGLQQAMLPRTIPSVPGADVAVRYRAATIGGTVGRDIGGDWYDLIPLPGGRVGAVIGDVQGHDTHAAAVMGQLRIVLRAYAAEGHPPATVMARASVFLHELDTDRSATCLYAEADLSTGVLQMVRAGHIDPLVRHPDGSCRRVTVPGGLPLGLSAEFGRLDYPVGTMELDPGDTLLLCTDGLVEQPGADLDDGMRTLTALVDTGPDDVRDLADRLIDVAAERGGDDDVALLLLRRRGPDGPQSGRRLQRHVAPGDPGALAEARHMIRTAVAGWGAGDRADEIELVADELITNALMHTEGSAVLTLRAFTGSERRLRVEVEDSSSALPRRREAGDSGVSGRGLLLVELLTDVWGVEARGGGKAVWCEFVVPGRG, encoded by the coding sequence ATGGCTGATCGGGGAGCGAGCGCCCTGTCCCTCCCGGACGACTGGCCCGCCCACCCGGACCCGATCCTCGCGCTCAACCGGATGGGCAGCTTCGACTGGGATCTGGACACCGGCCTGATGCAGATGGACGCCCAGGCCCACGAAGTCTTCGACATGCGTCCCGACGAGTACGACGACCACCCCGAGACCCTCGCCAAGCGCGTCCCGCCCGACGAGTCCCGGCGCCTGGACACCGCGGTCTCCCAGGCCCTGAAGGACGGCAGCGAGAACTACGGCGCCTACTTCCGCATCCGCCGCCGCGACGGCACCCTGCGCTGGACCCACACTCAGGGCTACATCCGGCGCGACGACACCGGACGCCCCCGCCGCATCATCGGCATCATCCGGGACGCCACCCGGGAACTCGGCGAGAGCGACGCCCGCCGCGACCAGGCCGCCAAGGACGAGGCCCGCCGGGAGCAGACCAGCGTCGTCGAACTCACCACGGCCGCGCTCGCCCACGCCCGCACCGTCCAGGACGTCATCGACGTCCTCAAGGACACCCACGGCCTGGTCCACCTGGGCGCCACCAGCCTCGTCATGGGCCTGGTCGAGGCCGGCCGTATCCGCCTGGTCGCCGAGGGCCCCTCGGACAGCTTCGTGCCCGGCACCCGCGTCACACGGATCGACGAGCCCTACCCGATGAGCGAGGCGGTACGGACCCTCGGCCCGTGCTTCATCGAGTCACCGCAGGAGTTCGCCGAGCGCTACCCGATCCTGTGGCCGCACATCACCGACCTCGACATCACCTCGGCCGCCTATCTGCCGCTCATCGTCCAGGCCAGGCCGATCGGCGCGATGGGTCTGCTCTACAGCGACCGGCACGGGTTCACGCCCGAGGAGCGCAACATCCTCGTCGCCCTCGGCAGCAGCATCGCGCAGAGCCTGCAGCGGGCCATGTTCTACGAGCAGGAGATGGACCTCGCGCAGGGCCTCCAGCAGGCCATGCTGCCCCGGACCATCCCGAGCGTGCCCGGCGCCGACGTCGCCGTGCGCTACCGCGCCGCCACCATCGGGGGCACTGTCGGCCGGGACATCGGCGGCGACTGGTACGACCTGATCCCGCTGCCCGGCGGCCGCGTCGGCGCCGTCATCGGCGACGTCCAGGGCCACGACACCCACGCGGCCGCCGTCATGGGCCAGTTGCGCATCGTCCTGCGCGCCTACGCCGCCGAGGGGCACCCCCCGGCCACCGTCATGGCCCGGGCCTCCGTCTTCCTGCACGAACTCGACACCGACCGCTCCGCGACCTGCCTCTACGCCGAGGCCGACCTGTCCACCGGCGTGCTCCAGATGGTCCGGGCCGGCCACATCGACCCGCTCGTGCGGCACCCCGACGGCTCCTGCCGCCGGGTCACCGTCCCGGGCGGTCTGCCGCTCGGCCTGTCCGCCGAGTTCGGCCGGCTCGACTACCCGGTGGGCACCATGGAGCTCGACCCCGGCGACACCCTGCTGCTGTGCACCGACGGCCTGGTCGAGCAGCCCGGCGCCGATCTCGACGACGGCATGCGCACCCTCACCGCGCTCGTCGACACCGGCCCCGACGACGTACGGGACCTCGCCGACCGGCTCATCGACGTGGCCGCCGAGCGCGGCGGCGACGACGACGTGGCGCTGCTCCTGCTGCGCCGGCGCGGTCCCGACGGCCCGCAGTCCGGCCGCCGGCTCCAGCGGCACGTGGCCCCCGGTGACCCCGGGGCCCTCGCCGAGGCCCGGCACATGATCCGCACCGCGGTCGCCGGCTGGGGAGCGGGCGACCGCGCCGACGAGATCGAACTGGTCGCCGACGAGCTGATCACGAACGCCCTGATGCACACCGAGGGCTCCGCCGTCCTCACCCTGCGGGCCTTCACCGGCTCCGAGCGCCGGCTGCGCGTCGAGGTCGAGGACTCCTCCAGCGCCCTGCCGCGCCGCCGCGAGGCGGGCGACTCGGGCGTCTCCGGGCGGGGCCTGCTCCTGGTCGAGCTGCTCACCGACGTATGGGGCGTGGAGGCCCGGGGCGGTGGCAAGGCCGTGTGGTGCGAGTTCGTGGTGCCCGGCCGCGGCTGA
- a CDS encoding pyridoxamine 5'-phosphate oxidase family protein: protein MTSDAFDVDAFLRRPLTARLATNGPTVRPVWFLWEEGAFWVLTGPWARLLDRVRADPEVALVVDECEPATGLVRQVIARGRAELLPFDVARGRRKLVRYLGADEERWDERFVRYLHDDPARRGTVWLRMEPVSLVAHDLSYTVAP from the coding sequence GTGACTTCTGACGCCTTCGATGTGGACGCCTTCCTGCGCCGGCCGCTCACCGCGCGCCTGGCCACGAACGGGCCGACGGTCCGGCCCGTGTGGTTCCTCTGGGAGGAGGGTGCCTTCTGGGTCCTGACCGGGCCCTGGGCACGCCTCCTGGACCGGGTGCGGGCCGATCCCGAGGTCGCGCTGGTCGTGGACGAGTGCGAGCCGGCGACCGGGCTGGTGCGGCAGGTGATCGCCCGGGGCCGTGCCGAGCTGCTGCCGTTCGACGTGGCGCGGGGGCGGCGCAAGCTCGTCCGCTACCTGGGGGCGGACGAGGAGCGGTGGGACGAGCGGTTCGTGCGCTACCTCCACGACGACCCGGCGCGGCGCGGGACGGTGTGGCTTCGGATGGAGCCGGTGTCGCTCGTGGCGCACGACCTGAGTTACACCGTGGCCCCCTGA
- a CDS encoding sigma-70 family RNA polymerase sigma factor, translating into MTAGSTLTNGTTAEHELAALQREHGRPLFALLLRLCDGDRQRAEDLVQETLVRAWQHPEALRADDFDSVRPWLMTVARRLAIDARRARQARPAEVGDAVLESARVISDHAERAAAMLDVRQAVKTLTPQHREVLVLVYFQGASVAEAAAALGIPPGTVKSRAYYALRALRRVLPGYATDLR; encoded by the coding sequence ATGACGGCCGGATCCACTCTCACGAACGGAACCACCGCCGAGCACGAGCTCGCCGCACTGCAGCGGGAGCACGGCCGGCCCCTCTTCGCGTTGCTGCTCCGGCTCTGCGACGGCGACCGGCAGCGCGCGGAGGACCTGGTCCAGGAGACCCTGGTGCGCGCCTGGCAGCATCCCGAGGCTCTGCGCGCCGACGACTTCGACTCCGTACGGCCCTGGCTGATGACCGTCGCGCGGCGGCTCGCGATCGACGCACGGCGTGCCCGCCAGGCCCGTCCGGCCGAGGTCGGCGACGCGGTGCTGGAGAGCGCGCGGGTCATCTCCGACCACGCCGAGCGGGCCGCGGCGATGCTCGACGTCCGCCAGGCTGTGAAGACACTCACTCCCCAGCACCGTGAAGTCCTGGTGCTCGTGTACTTCCAGGGGGCGAGTGTGGCGGAAGCCGCGGCGGCCCTCGGGATCCCGCCCGGTACCGTGAAGTCCCGCGCGTACTACGCGCTGCGTGCCCTGCGCAGGGTGCTTCCGGGATACGCCACCGACCTGCGGTGA